The Oceanisphaera avium genome includes a region encoding these proteins:
- a CDS encoding aspartate aminotransferase family protein produces MSEMSVTRELFDQVMVPNYAPASMIPVRGLGARVWDQEHREYIDFAGGIAVSCLGHCHPVLVGALREQSEKLWHVSNVLTNEPALRLASKMVAATFADKAYFCNSGAEANEAAFKLARRYALEHFGEHKSQIIAFNQGFHGRTFFTVTVGGQAVYSDGFGPKPSAIDHVDYNDLSALEAIMSDNTCAVVMEPLQGEGGIISPDVEYIKAVRALCDKYNALLIFDEVQTGVGRTGALYAYMELGVAPDILTSAKSLGGGFPIGAMLTTSAIAASLKPGTHGSTYGGNPLACAVAEAAFDTVNTSAVLNGVKEREAWYREGLAAINDKYQCFSEVRGKGLLLGAVLNKQYQGQAKAFLDAALEEQLMVLVAGANVVRFAPSLVISQEDVTEGLARFERAVAKVVQG; encoded by the coding sequence ATGTCTGAAATGTCCGTCACCCGCGAATTATTCGACCAAGTTATGGTGCCTAATTATGCTCCCGCTTCTATGATTCCGGTGCGAGGATTAGGCGCGCGGGTGTGGGATCAGGAACATCGCGAATATATCGATTTTGCCGGTGGCATTGCGGTTAGCTGTTTAGGCCACTGTCATCCTGTATTAGTAGGAGCCTTGCGCGAGCAAAGTGAAAAGTTATGGCATGTTAGTAATGTGCTTACTAATGAACCTGCGCTGCGCTTAGCGAGTAAAATGGTGGCTGCCACCTTCGCCGATAAAGCCTATTTTTGTAACTCCGGCGCCGAGGCCAATGAAGCGGCCTTTAAATTGGCCCGTCGCTATGCACTTGAGCATTTTGGCGAGCATAAGTCGCAAATTATCGCCTTTAATCAAGGTTTTCATGGCCGTACTTTTTTTACCGTCACCGTCGGTGGCCAAGCCGTTTACTCCGATGGCTTTGGTCCTAAGCCGTCGGCCATTGATCATGTGGATTATAATGACTTAAGCGCATTAGAAGCCATTATGTCAGATAACACCTGTGCCGTGGTGATGGAGCCATTACAAGGCGAGGGCGGCATTATTAGCCCAGATGTAGAATACATTAAAGCGGTGCGCGCACTGTGTGATAAATATAATGCCTTGTTGATTTTTGATGAAGTACAAACCGGAGTAGGGCGCACCGGCGCTTTATATGCATATATGGAATTAGGCGTGGCTCCCGATATTTTAACTAGCGCTAAATCATTAGGGGGCGGCTTTCCTATTGGTGCCATGTTAACGACCAGTGCCATTGCCGCCTCTCTTAAGCCCGGTACCCACGGCTCTACCTATGGCGGTAACCCGCTGGCCTGTGCGGTAGCCGAAGCGGCGTTTGACACAGTCAATACCAGTGCCGTACTGAATGGCGTGAAAGAGCGTGAGGCTTGGTATCGTGAGGGGCTGGCAGCGATCAATGATAAGTATCAGTGCTTTAGTGAAGTGCGTGGTAAGGGATTATTGTTAGGTGCGGTATTAAATAAGCAGTATCAAGGCCAAGCTAAAGCCTTTTTAGATGCCGCCCTTGAAGAGCAACTGATGGTATTAGTCGCGGGCGCTAACGTGGTACGTTTTGCCCCTTCTTTAGTGATTAGCCAAGAAGATGTGACCGAGGGCTTAGCTCGCTTTGAGCGTGCCGTGGCCAAGGTTGTGCAAGGCTAA
- a CDS encoding TonB-dependent copper receptor: MITKHPRLALFSLTLPLLGSHSTQLQAQTDESVQQQIALSSSQMATIIVTGSPLTQPNRISLDPKSPVQPIPTADGAGLLKTVPNMSITRKGGMAGDPLFRGLGGSRLSITSDNNYVLGGCGGRMDPPTAYLFPRSYDEVVITKGPQTVTQGPGLVAGSIQFLRNPSYYAEPEFNLETGLTTGSQDRLDGFVALDAGNQFGYLRLNGNQNQAHDYKDGAGYKVHSAYDKNSQSLQLGLTPDELSLLEVSLDRSRGEAAYADRSMDGSQFDRDAWSVKAERYAITHWLSTLQLQYGHSLIDHVMDNYNLRDHNSGMFSAMNPKRSTDTARAMAELSLGEHITKVGVDWLADNHSSRMAMGMSANAANSYQTKAYQDTQSFRNVGFFIEDNWQLNPEQRLISGLRLDHTQARFEKMPASNTLKEQDYQLQAGFLRFEHSQQAWTWYGGYGQAERAPDFWERNRNSQLNSETNYQIDTGVLYKAGKLSGSASLFASYIDDFILVDNLDPARARNINARRAGGELEVAWQFVPDWSLSSNLAYTYGQNHSDGVGLGQTPPLELNTSLVYDNGIQEAALLIRNVAKQSRFAEGQGNIIGQDLGAASGFTVFSVNGGWQLTPALKLTAGVDNIFDKQYSEFINKQDADIAGINPQIARINEPGRQWWADVQLTF; encoded by the coding sequence ATGATAACCAAACATCCTAGGCTTGCGCTATTCTCTCTTACTCTGCCGCTGCTTGGCAGCCATTCGACTCAGCTGCAGGCTCAAACTGATGAGTCAGTTCAGCAACAAATCGCTCTATCCAGCTCGCAAATGGCCACTATTATCGTTACCGGCTCACCACTGACGCAACCTAATCGTATTAGTCTAGATCCTAAATCGCCAGTGCAGCCGATCCCTACCGCCGATGGGGCCGGTTTATTAAAAACCGTGCCTAATATGAGTATCACCCGCAAAGGCGGCATGGCCGGCGACCCACTGTTTCGGGGTTTAGGTGGATCACGCTTAAGCATTACCAGCGACAACAATTATGTATTGGGAGGCTGTGGTGGGCGCATGGATCCGCCCACTGCCTATTTATTTCCCCGCTCCTATGACGAAGTGGTGATTACTAAAGGCCCACAAACCGTGACTCAAGGCCCAGGTTTAGTAGCGGGGTCGATTCAGTTTTTACGAAACCCCAGCTATTACGCTGAGCCAGAATTTAATTTGGAAACCGGCTTAACCACAGGCAGTCAAGATCGCTTAGATGGCTTTGTAGCGCTAGATGCCGGTAACCAATTTGGCTATCTGCGTCTTAATGGTAATCAAAACCAAGCTCATGACTATAAAGACGGTGCGGGGTACAAAGTGCATTCGGCTTACGATAAAAACAGCCAAAGTCTGCAGTTAGGCTTAACTCCCGATGAACTGAGCCTGTTAGAAGTGTCGCTGGATCGCAGCCGAGGTGAAGCCGCTTATGCCGACCGAAGCATGGACGGCAGTCAATTTGACCGTGATGCTTGGAGTGTAAAGGCCGAGCGTTATGCCATTACTCATTGGTTAAGCACACTGCAGCTGCAATATGGTCATAGCTTAATCGATCATGTGATGGATAATTACAACTTGCGGGATCATAATAGTGGTATGTTTAGCGCCATGAACCCCAAGCGTAGTACCGACACCGCCCGCGCTATGGCCGAGCTCAGTTTAGGCGAGCACATCACTAAGGTCGGCGTAGACTGGCTGGCGGATAATCACAGCTCACGCATGGCCATGGGCATGAGTGCCAACGCCGCCAATAGCTATCAAACTAAGGCGTATCAAGACACTCAGTCTTTTAGGAATGTGGGCTTTTTTATTGAAGATAACTGGCAACTTAACCCCGAACAACGACTCATTAGCGGGCTACGTCTCGATCATACTCAAGCTCGTTTTGAAAAAATGCCCGCCAGTAATACTCTTAAAGAACAAGACTATCAGCTGCAGGCGGGTTTCCTGCGCTTTGAGCACAGCCAACAAGCTTGGACCTGGTATGGCGGTTATGGCCAAGCCGAGCGCGCACCAGATTTTTGGGAACGTAACCGTAACAGTCAATTAAACAGTGAAACCAACTATCAAATTGATACTGGCGTCTTATATAAAGCAGGCAAACTCAGCGGCTCAGCCTCATTATTTGCCAGCTACATAGATGACTTTATTTTAGTGGATAACTTAGACCCCGCTAGAGCCCGTAACATTAATGCACGCCGCGCTGGTGGAGAGCTGGAAGTGGCGTGGCAGTTTGTTCCCGATTGGAGCCTAAGCAGCAACTTGGCCTATACCTATGGTCAAAACCACTCGGATGGCGTGGGATTAGGTCAAACGCCACCACTGGAGCTGAACACTAGCTTAGTCTACGACAACGGTATTCAAGAAGCGGCACTGTTAATACGCAACGTAGCTAAGCAATCGCGCTTTGCAGAGGGGCAAGGCAATATTATCGGCCAAGACTTAGGCGCCGCTTCCGGCTTTACGGTATTTTCGGTGAATGGCGGATGGCAACTCACACCCGCGCTAAAACTCACTGCCGGTGTGGATAATATTTTTGATAAGCAATACAGCGAATTTATTAATAAACAAGATGCCGATATCGCCGGCATTAATCCGCAAATCGCGCGTATTAATGAACCTGGCCGGCAATGGTGGGCCGATGTGCAACTGACGTTTTAA
- a CDS encoding anthranilate synthase component II, whose protein sequence is MLLMLDNYDSFTYNLVQYFAELGQEVMVRRNDEISVAEIAQLQPAGLVISPGPCTPNEAGISLAAIKEFAPQLPILGVCLGHQAIAQAFGGKVVRARQVMHGKTSAIAHCHQGLFKGLPCPLTVTRYHSLIVEAESLPECFSVTAWSQTDKGERDEIMAMQHKTLPIHSVQFHPESIMSECGHQLLANFLSLLAAPASALASL, encoded by the coding sequence ATGCTGCTGATGCTCGATAACTATGACTCTTTTACTTATAACCTAGTGCAGTATTTTGCTGAGTTAGGTCAAGAGGTAATGGTACGGCGCAACGATGAAATAAGTGTGGCAGAGATTGCTCAGTTACAACCTGCGGGCTTAGTGATCTCTCCTGGCCCCTGCACACCGAATGAGGCCGGCATTTCACTGGCGGCCATTAAAGAATTTGCTCCTCAATTACCTATCTTAGGGGTGTGCTTAGGCCACCAAGCGATAGCGCAAGCCTTTGGTGGCAAGGTGGTGCGAGCACGCCAAGTGATGCACGGTAAAACCTCAGCCATTGCGCATTGTCATCAAGGGTTATTTAAGGGGCTGCCTTGTCCACTTACCGTGACCCGCTATCATTCCCTTATTGTAGAAGCTGAAAGTCTGCCTGAGTGCTTTAGCGTCACTGCTTGGAGTCAAACGGACAAAGGTGAGCGCGATGAGATCATGGCCATGCAACATAAGACTTTGCCTATTCATAGCGTGCAATTTCATCCAGAAAGCATTATGTCCGAGTGCGGCCATCAGTTATTAGCTAATTTTCTGTCTCTGCTAGCGGCTCCTGCTTCTGCTCTCGCATCGCTCTAA
- a CDS encoding response regulator transcription factor has translation MSEQQPNSQNAASFLLIDDNATFGQLLMRGFARRDLNLLWVPDSASALATTAPLQGIILDLNLDGESGLQLLPALLARFPKVPIVVLTGYASISTAVSAVKLGASQYLPKPADVDTLLAAFGPWELEPQEALAWVAFQPSVRKQSWEYVQFVLQQHEGNISAAARALNMHRRTLQRILQKKPVSQ, from the coding sequence ATGAGTGAACAACAGCCTAACAGCCAAAATGCAGCGTCTTTTTTATTAATCGATGATAATGCTACCTTTGGCCAGCTGTTAATGCGTGGCTTTGCGCGGCGTGATCTTAATTTACTGTGGGTGCCAGATAGCGCTAGCGCATTGGCCACCACGGCTCCTTTGCAAGGTATTATCTTAGACTTAAATTTAGATGGCGAAAGCGGTTTACAATTGTTGCCTGCGCTATTGGCGCGCTTTCCTAAGGTGCCTATTGTGGTATTAACGGGTTATGCCAGCATTAGTACGGCGGTGAGTGCAGTAAAATTGGGAGCGTCGCAATATTTACCCAAGCCTGCAGATGTGGATACGCTACTGGCGGCCTTTGGTCCTTGGGAGCTTGAGCCACAAGAGGCGCTTGCTTGGGTGGCATTTCAGCCCTCGGTGCGCAAGCAATCTTGGGAGTATGTACAGTTTGTGCTGCAACAGCATGAAGGCAACATTTCTGCTGCTGCACGTGCGCTCAATATGCACCGGCGTACGCTACAGCGGATTTTACAAAAAAAACCGGTATCTCAGTAA
- the hupA gene encoding nucleoid-associated protein HU-alpha gives MNKTQLVEAIAAKADLNKAQAKAALEEVLSGITQSLKEGDPVQLVGFGTFKVNHRAARTGRNPQTGAEIQIAAANVPAFVAGKALKDAIK, from the coding sequence ATGAATAAGACTCAGCTTGTAGAAGCAATTGCCGCTAAGGCAGATTTAAATAAGGCACAGGCCAAGGCTGCGCTGGAAGAAGTACTTAGTGGAATTACCCAAAGCCTCAAAGAAGGTGACCCAGTGCAACTGGTGGGCTTTGGTACCTTTAAAGTGAACCATCGTGCTGCGCGCACCGGTCGTAACCCACAAACCGGCGCAGAAATTCAGATTGCGGCGGCGAATGTGCCTGCTTTTGTAGCAGGCAAAGCGTTAAAAGACGCGATTAAGTAA
- a CDS encoding NAD(P)-dependent oxidoreductase yields MKLAFIGLGVMGFPMAAHLQQAGHQVCVYNRSLEKAQAWAQAQGGTFADTPAAAAKEADIVMVCVGNDDDVRSVVYGEEGVFAGMKKGALLVDHTTTSASLAEELSAAAQKLGLRFIDAPVSGGQLGAENGALTIMIGGDENEVNEAAPVLSAYGKKVTRLGPVGAGQRCKMVNQICVIGAVQGIAEGLMIANKAGLDIPTLIDVLAGGAAQSWQLENRAQTMSDDKFDFGFAAQWMHKDLGICLDEAKQQGLSLPLTEQVYQVYEQLLAQGFGRYDSSVVIKDLVAKAK; encoded by the coding sequence ATGAAGTTGGCATTTATTGGCTTAGGCGTAATGGGCTTTCCAATGGCGGCGCATTTACAACAAGCCGGCCATCAAGTGTGTGTTTATAACCGCAGCTTAGAAAAAGCGCAGGCTTGGGCACAAGCGCAAGGTGGCACCTTTGCCGATACGCCAGCGGCGGCGGCCAAAGAGGCAGACATAGTGATGGTGTGTGTGGGCAATGACGATGACGTACGCTCCGTAGTCTACGGCGAGGAGGGTGTGTTTGCCGGTATGAAAAAAGGTGCCCTATTAGTGGATCACACCACCACCTCGGCGAGCTTGGCAGAAGAGCTGTCGGCGGCGGCACAAAAGCTGGGCTTGCGCTTTATTGATGCGCCGGTATCAGGTGGGCAACTAGGGGCAGAAAATGGCGCCTTAACCATTATGATCGGCGGCGATGAAAATGAGGTTAATGAAGCGGCTCCCGTCCTTAGCGCTTATGGTAAGAAAGTTACCCGTTTAGGGCCGGTAGGGGCAGGACAGCGTTGTAAGATGGTGAATCAAATTTGTGTTATCGGCGCGGTGCAAGGCATTGCCGAGGGCTTGATGATTGCAAATAAAGCTGGGCTTGATATACCGACTCTGATTGACGTATTAGCCGGCGGCGCCGCGCAAAGCTGGCAGCTAGAAAATCGTGCGCAAACTATGAGTGATGATAAGTTTGATTTTGGTTTTGCCGCACAATGGATGCATAAAGACTTAGGTATTTGTTTAGATGAAGCCAAGCAGCAAGGCTTAAGCTTGCCGCTGACTGAGCAAGTGTACCAAGTCTATGAGCAGTTACTCGCTCAAGGTTTTGGCCGTTACGACTCTAGTGTGGTGATTAAAGACTTAGTCGCTAAGGCTAAATAA
- a CDS encoding histidine kinase codes for MPRLPLPLFLSALQQVELGSWPMVGPLTFVLSVRWLFFIALSCALLFTDWVLLPILSWELLGLLLLLLLSNGVITALGYYRRHLAYLKEVALVSDIILLTAIIYFSGGAMNPAVALYLFPLLIAAITCRAAFAWGCVASTMLSYLGLFYWFKPMISDLHVAHGAPTESGLFNLHLLGMWLTFSLSAVLITGTVSWLMRLLATKEQLLQQAYQKQQEQEQFLLLGLESASLAHQFSTPLSNLFLLSEELSCEPHLSAQGQQHLTLLHQQLELCRQVLWQLKHQAESRLKPVYFYQQLRVYLARWTNLRPDAELAWQANDADCDICVWLDNLFWSALLNILDNAADAGNNKVELVTRIEHHELQPQLYLDIYNRQGHLSDEQLAQAGLNQQDSEKTTGLGMGVWLAHATFSRLKGSLTLRNNPAGVYMPIFSCRCASLSLLIGTRE; via the coding sequence ATGCCAAGGCTGCCCCTCCCTCTCTTTCTTAGTGCACTCCAACAAGTTGAATTAGGCAGTTGGCCCATGGTTGGGCCCTTAACTTTTGTGCTGAGCGTGCGCTGGTTATTTTTTATTGCCTTAAGCTGCGCCTTATTATTTACCGATTGGGTGTTACTACCGATTTTAAGCTGGGAGTTGCTGGGGCTGTTACTGTTGCTGTTACTTAGTAATGGCGTGATCACGGCTCTAGGATACTACCGTCGCCACCTTGCTTATTTGAAAGAAGTGGCATTGGTGAGTGATATTATATTGCTTACCGCCATTATCTATTTTAGTGGTGGCGCCATGAATCCTGCCGTGGCTTTGTATTTATTTCCGCTATTAATCGCTGCCATTACTTGCCGAGCGGCTTTTGCTTGGGGCTGTGTAGCCAGCACCATGCTCAGTTATTTAGGCTTGTTTTATTGGTTTAAACCCATGATCAGCGATCTTCATGTGGCTCATGGCGCGCCTACGGAGTCGGGCTTATTTAACTTACATTTGTTGGGGATGTGGTTAACTTTTAGTTTATCTGCCGTCTTGATCACAGGTACTGTTTCTTGGTTAATGCGCTTATTGGCGACTAAAGAGCAATTATTACAGCAGGCTTATCAAAAGCAGCAAGAGCAGGAGCAATTTTTACTACTGGGCTTGGAGTCGGCAAGTCTTGCTCATCAGTTCTCTACCCCGCTGAGTAATTTATTTTTGTTGAGCGAAGAATTAAGCTGTGAGCCGCACTTAAGTGCACAGGGGCAGCAGCATTTAACGCTGTTACATCAACAGCTGGAGTTGTGTCGCCAAGTGCTATGGCAGTTAAAGCACCAAGCTGAGTCGCGACTGAAGCCCGTTTATTTTTATCAACAGCTGCGGGTGTATTTGGCTCGCTGGACTAACTTGCGCCCCGATGCCGAATTAGCTTGGCAAGCAAACGATGCTGACTGTGATATTTGTGTTTGGTTAGATAATTTATTTTGGTCAGCATTATTGAATATCTTAGATAATGCCGCCGATGCAGGAAATAACAAGGTGGAGTTAGTGACTCGTATTGAGCACCATGAGCTGCAGCCGCAACTGTATTTAGATATTTATAATCGCCAAGGGCATTTAAGTGATGAACAACTTGCCCAAGCGGGCCTCAATCAGCAAGACTCAGAAAAAACCACAGGGCTTGGCATGGGGGTGTGGCTGGCACATGCTACTTTTTCGCGGCTTAAGGGCAGTTTAACGCTGCGTAATAATCCCGCGGGGGTGTACATGCCCATATTCAGTTGCCGCTGTGCATCGCTGAGCCTGCTGATAGGAACAAGGGAATGA
- the astD gene encoding succinylglutamate-semialdehyde dehydrogenase: protein MSEGVHYINGQWLAGEGEHFSSVDAAKNSEVWQGEAASFSQVNAAVLAAHQAKTAWAEQSLAERLTIIYRFGELLTKAKEELAYTIAQETGKPLWESATEVAAMMGKIALSEQAYKERTGYQETAIGQDKAVLRHKPHGVVAVFGPYNFPGHLPNGHIVPALMAGNTVVFKPSELTPKVAQLTVALWQQAGLPAGVLNLVQGEVATAKALAAHQDINGLFFTGSSHTGQLLHEQLAGQPSKILALEMGGNNPLVVAEVANIDAAVYTIIQSAFISAGQRCTCARRLLLPKGEAGDAILARLIAVTKALKVGVYDAEPQPFMGALVSVAAAKAMIAAQAHLLALGAQSLLMLKSLQANTGLVSPGIIEVSNISDLPDEEYFGPLLQVSRYDDLAQAVMMANHTRYGLAAGLLSDQQADWEYFFRHIRAGIVNWNKPLTGASGAAPFGGVGDSGNHRASAYYAADYCAYPVASMEEDTVSMPSTLAPGLHF from the coding sequence ATGTCAGAGGGCGTTCACTATATTAATGGTCAATGGTTAGCCGGTGAGGGTGAGCACTTTAGCTCAGTCGATGCCGCTAAAAATAGTGAAGTATGGCAAGGAGAAGCCGCCAGCTTTAGCCAAGTTAATGCCGCCGTGCTTGCGGCTCACCAGGCTAAAACCGCGTGGGCTGAGCAAAGCCTCGCTGAGCGCTTAACTATCATTTATCGCTTTGGCGAGTTACTGACTAAGGCCAAAGAAGAGCTGGCCTACACCATTGCCCAAGAAACAGGCAAACCCTTATGGGAAAGTGCTACTGAAGTGGCCGCCATGATGGGTAAAATTGCGCTTTCTGAACAAGCTTATAAAGAGCGTACCGGCTACCAAGAAACGGCGATTGGCCAAGATAAGGCGGTGCTACGCCATAAACCTCATGGTGTGGTGGCGGTATTTGGCCCTTATAATTTTCCAGGACATTTGCCTAATGGTCACATAGTCCCCGCCTTAATGGCCGGTAATACGGTGGTCTTTAAGCCCTCTGAGTTAACTCCTAAGGTGGCACAACTAACGGTGGCGCTATGGCAGCAGGCTGGCTTGCCGGCGGGTGTGTTAAATTTAGTACAAGGCGAGGTAGCCACCGCTAAAGCACTGGCGGCGCACCAAGATATTAATGGCTTGTTTTTTACTGGCTCATCCCACACCGGACAACTATTACATGAACAATTAGCCGGCCAACCCAGTAAAATATTGGCGCTGGAGATGGGCGGTAATAATCCACTCGTGGTGGCTGAAGTGGCTAATATCGATGCCGCCGTATATACCATTATCCAGTCGGCCTTTATTAGTGCTGGTCAGCGTTGTACCTGTGCGCGGCGTTTATTATTACCTAAAGGTGAAGCGGGCGATGCTATTTTAGCGCGCTTAATTGCTGTGACTAAGGCGTTAAAAGTCGGTGTGTACGACGCCGAGCCGCAGCCTTTTATGGGCGCTTTAGTGTCAGTGGCAGCCGCAAAAGCCATGATAGCGGCACAAGCGCATTTATTAGCGCTAGGCGCACAGTCATTATTGATGCTCAAATCGTTGCAAGCGAACACCGGCTTGGTATCGCCTGGCATTATCGAAGTGAGCAATATCAGTGATTTGCCTGATGAAGAATATTTTGGTCCGCTGTTACAGGTGAGTCGCTATGATGACTTGGCACAGGCGGTGATGATGGCTAACCATACTCGTTATGGCTTAGCGGCAGGTTTATTGTCGGATCAGCAAGCAGATTGGGAGTATTTTTTCCGTCATATTCGTGCTGGCATCGTTAACTGGAATAAACCGCTTACCGGTGCCTCTGGTGCGGCACCCTTTGGTGGCGTGGGCGATAGCGGTAATCACAGAGCCAGCGCCTATTACGCCGCCGATTACTGCGCTTATCCGGTGGCATCCATGGAAGAAGATACCGTCAGCATGCCAAGCACCTTAGCGCCAGGGCTGCATTTTTAA
- a CDS encoding sirohydrochlorin chelatase, which yields MKGFILVAHGSRRELANQEIADFSASVTHALGERFDIMGHAFWELAEPSLAQAIDSQVAAGASDIKIFPYFLAQGRHVVEDLPSVVHEKREQYPQLTLTLLPHLGALPNFAKWLAEQL from the coding sequence ATGAAAGGCTTTATTTTAGTGGCACATGGCAGCCGTCGTGAGCTTGCTAATCAAGAAATAGCAGATTTTTCTGCGAGTGTGACTCATGCCTTAGGTGAGCGATTTGACATTATGGGGCATGCTTTTTGGGAGTTAGCCGAGCCGTCTTTAGCGCAGGCCATTGATAGCCAAGTGGCAGCAGGGGCCAGTGATATCAAGATTTTTCCCTACTTTTTAGCGCAAGGGCGCCATGTAGTGGAAGACTTACCCTCGGTGGTACATGAAAAGCGCGAGCAATATCCACAGCTTACCTTAACGTTATTACCCCACTTAGGCGCGTTGCCAAACTTTGCTAAGTGGCTAGCTGAACAACTATAA
- the astA gene encoding arginine N-succinyltransferase yields MLVIRPIAQQDFPTLKQFAIESGHGFTSLPVNDALLQRKIDSSLAAFSEVSMTKREGLYFFVAEDSETSKVVGTCAIDAAVGLSAPFYNYLLGKQVHSSARLGIYNVVETLTLTNDYTGVSELCTLFLQESARHGRNGRLLSKSRFLFLAEFSTLFDHRILAEMRGVSDANGNSPFWSWLQEHFFTMDFPTVDYLSGIGQQDFIADLMPKFPIYANLLSKEARAVIGHTHSNTQPALRFLEEEGFSWRGYVDIFDAGPSVECELSQIHSIRNSRHAWVAINDEGLCDVHSADYYLISNTQFADFRATLAQLSLSDSPTTTGLPTVTLSEKVARLLKVQAGDKVRIVKI; encoded by the coding sequence ATGTTAGTGATACGACCTATCGCGCAACAAGACTTTCCTACCCTTAAGCAATTCGCTATTGAGTCGGGCCATGGTTTTACTTCCCTGCCTGTTAATGATGCCCTCTTACAACGAAAAATAGATAGCTCATTAGCAGCCTTTAGTGAAGTGAGCATGACAAAACGTGAGGGCTTATATTTTTTTGTAGCCGAGGACAGTGAGACCAGCAAGGTGGTAGGCACTTGTGCCATCGATGCGGCTGTCGGTTTATCGGCCCCTTTTTATAATTATTTGCTCGGTAAGCAAGTTCATAGCTCGGCGCGCTTAGGCATTTATAATGTGGTTGAAACCCTGACTCTTACTAACGATTACACCGGTGTGAGTGAGCTATGTACGCTTTTTTTACAAGAGTCGGCGCGACACGGTCGCAATGGGCGCTTGTTATCTAAGAGCCGTTTTCTTTTTTTAGCTGAATTTTCCACATTATTTGACCACCGTATCTTAGCCGAAATGCGCGGCGTATCCGATGCTAACGGTAATAGTCCGTTTTGGAGCTGGTTACAAGAACACTTCTTTACCATGGACTTTCCTACGGTGGATTATCTCAGTGGCATTGGCCAGCAAGACTTTATTGCTGACTTAATGCCTAAATTTCCTATTTACGCCAATTTATTGTCTAAAGAAGCGCGCGCCGTGATTGGCCATACCCACAGCAATACCCAGCCTGCACTGCGCTTTTTAGAAGAAGAGGGCTTTAGCTGGCGTGGCTATGTCGATATTTTTGATGCTGGGCCCAGTGTGGAATGTGAGCTGTCGCAAATTCATTCTATTCGCAATAGTCGCCATGCTTGGGTAGCTATTAATGACGAGGGTCTATGTGATGTGCACAGTGCTGATTATTACTTGATCAGTAATACCCAGTTTGCCGATTTTAGAGCCACCTTAGCTCAATTAAGTTTATCTGACTCGCCCACCACTACTGGGCTTCCCACAGTGACGTTAAGTGAAAAAGTGGCGCGCTTATTAAAAGTACAAGCAGGCGATAAGGTGCGCATCGTTAAGATATAA
- a CDS encoding NAD(P)-dependent oxidoreductase, producing MKIVILESLGISDKEFNIISAPLVEGGHELVAYNDGKLDNETIKERIKDAEVIVLANTPLSGEVIEAAEKLKYISIAFTGYNHIDLEKCQEKGIKVSNAAGYSTHSVAELTFGLIIALLRNIVPLDEVLRTGGTKSGYRQIDLHGKTLGVVGTGDIGSAVANLGLAYGCQVIAYNRSVNTELIEKGVVYKSLDEVLKESDIVTLHVPLTDATQQLIDKDKLALMKDSALLINTAVGPIVDNNALAQALHNNVIAGAGLDRVEMEPPVPADHPILGAPNTVLVPHIGFATEEAMVRRAKITFNNIVNWEKGAQENTVV from the coding sequence ATGAAAATTGTTATCTTAGAATCGTTAGGCATCAGTGATAAAGAATTTAATATCATATCTGCTCCCTTAGTTGAAGGTGGCCATGAATTAGTCGCCTATAACGACGGAAAATTAGATAATGAGACCATTAAAGAAAGAATAAAAGACGCAGAAGTCATAGTGCTGGCTAATACGCCATTAAGCGGTGAGGTGATTGAGGCGGCAGAAAAATTAAAATATATCTCCATTGCCTTCACCGGATATAATCATATCGATCTAGAAAAGTGCCAAGAGAAGGGCATAAAAGTCTCTAATGCTGCAGGCTATAGCACCCACTCGGTTGCTGAGCTCACCTTTGGGCTAATCATTGCTTTATTGCGCAATATTGTCCCGCTTGATGAAGTACTTAGAACCGGTGGCACCAAAAGTGGCTATCGACAAATTGACCTTCATGGCAAAACCTTAGGTGTAGTAGGAACGGGCGACATAGGCAGTGCCGTCGCTAACCTGGGTTTGGCCTATGGTTGCCAAGTTATCGCTTACAATCGCAGCGTTAATACCGAGTTAATCGAGAAGGGCGTAGTCTATAAGTCGCTAGATGAAGTGTTAAAAGAAAGTGATATTGTCACGCTACATGTTCCCCTCACCGATGCCACCCAGCAATTAATTGATAAAGATAAACTGGCGTTAATGAAAGACAGTGCCTTATTAATTAATACGGCGGTGGGCCCCATTGTGGATAATAATGCGCTAGCCCAAGCGTTGCACAATAACGTAATCGCTGGCGCCGGCCTAGACAGAGTAGAGATGGAGCCGCCGGTTCCCGCAGACCATCCTATTCTGGGAGCGCCCAATACGGTGTTAGTGCCCCATATCGGCTTTGCTACAGAGGAAGCCATGGTCAGAAGAGCCAAGATTACCTTTAACAATATTGTTAACTGGGAAAAAGGTGCTCAAGAGAACACCGTTGTTTAA